The Athene noctua chromosome 13, bAthNoc1.hap1.1, whole genome shotgun sequence genome has a segment encoding these proteins:
- the CRABP1 gene encoding cellular retinoic acid-binding protein 1, whose amino-acid sequence MPNFAGTWKMRSSENFDELLKALGVNAMLRKVAVAAASKPHVEIRQDGDQFYIKTSTTVRTTEINFKIGESFEEETVDGRKCRSLATWENENKIYCKQTLVEGDGPKTYWTRELANDELILTFGADDVVCTRIYVRE is encoded by the exons ATGCCCAACTTCGCCGGCACCTGGAAGATGAGGAGCAGCGAGAATTTCGACGAGCTCCTCAAGGCGCTGG GTGTCAATGCCATGCTCAGGAAGGTGGCGGTGGCTGCCGCCTCCAAACCCCACGTGGAGATCCGCCAGGACGGGGACCAGTTCTACATCAAAACTTCCACCACTGTCCGCACCACCGAGATCAACTTCAAAATCGGGGAGAGCTTTGAGGAGGAGACGGTGGATGGACGAAAGTGCAGG AGTTTGGCCACTTGGGAGAATGAAAACAAGATCTATTGCAAACAAACTCTTGTTGAGGGAGATGGCCCCAAAACATACTGGACTCGAGAATTAGCTAATGATGAGCTGATTTTG accTTTGGTGCTGATGATGTTGTGTGCACAAGAATTTATGTAAGAGAGTAA